From Nilaparvata lugens isolate BPH chromosome 7, ASM1435652v1, whole genome shotgun sequence, one genomic window encodes:
- the LOC111057988 gene encoding testicular acid phosphatase homolog isoform X2: MRVEVVSTLTLTLCLVQIDLAPGLVLDKSTVKAVNIEGKLQMYRVGTQLRDLYDGFVDTIYSDKELFATSTQVPRTFMSAACVLAGLYEPDRHQKWSETILWSPVPVWTDDHYIDQEYLVNAKNKCPNYEKDQAMSISTLRRENMQNYTDIFDYVSLYGGKRIYDYFDLFEIWDNLECLNHNHLPLPLWASEVYPEKLREIQAKLLRSYIVGTPRMVKLMAGNYMKNLHDQFEMAREGKQTHKLVLHAGHDFSMTSVMAALGIFERIINPSDAVILELHETATGHIVQFLYIDVGGRRISTFNIPRCGNPCFLDTFINITAPIIFSDWKTECGNKIDT, encoded by the exons ATGAGAGTGGAAGTCGTGTCAACTTTGACTCTAACTTTGTGCTTAGTTCAGATAGATTTGGCACCAGGATTAGTGTTGGATAAATCGACTGTCAAAGCTGTTAATATT GAGGGCAAGCTACAGATGTACAGAGTGGGAACACAGCTGAGAGACTTATATGACGGATTTGTGGACACAATTTACTCGGACAAAGAGCTGTTCGCCACCAGCACTCAGGTGCCGCGCACTTTTATGAGTGCAGCCTGTGTGTTGGCAGGCCTGTACGAGCCAGACAGACATCAGAAGTGGAGTGAGACGATTCTGTGGAGTCCAGTGCCTGTATGGACTGATGACCACTACATCGACCAGGAATAT TTAGTAAACGCGAAAAACAAGTGCCCCAATTACGAAAAGGACCAAGCAATGTCCATATCAACGTTGAGGAGAGAAAATATGCAGAACTATACAGATATTTTCGATTATGTGAGCTTGTATGGAGGAAAGCGCATATACGACTATTTCGATTTGTTCGAAATTTGGGATAATCTTGAATGCTTG AATCACAATCATCTACCCCTGCCATTGTGGGCTTCTGAGGTTTATCCGgaaaaattgagagaaattcAAGCAAAATTGTTGAGATCTTACATTGTTGGAACGCCAAGAATGGTCAAGTTGATGGCTG GAAATTACATGAAAAACCTTCACGACCAGTTTGAAATGGCCAGAGAGGGCAAACAGACTCACAAGTTGGTTTTGCATGCTGGCCACGACTTCTCAATGACCTCAGTGATGGCGGCTTTGGGTATTTTTGAGCGAATTATCAACCCAAGTGATGCTGTTATCCTGGAGCTCCACGAGACTGCAACGGGCCATATTGTTCAG TTTCTCTACATCGACGTGGGTGGCAGAAGAATCTCAACATTCAACATTCCCAGATGCGGCAATCCTTGTTTTCTAGACACTTTCATTAATATTACAGCGCCAATCATTTTCTCAGACTGGAAAACGGAATGTGGCAACAAAATTGATACATAA
- the LOC111057988 gene encoding prostatic acid phosphatase isoform X1, which translates to MRVEVVSTLTLTLCLVQIDLAPGLVLDKSTVKAVNIFFRHGARTPVAKIPKNADFSDHVWVEGPGQLTKEGKLQMYRVGTQLRDLYDGFVDTIYSDKELFATSTQVPRTFMSAACVLAGLYEPDRHQKWSETILWSPVPVWTDDHYIDQEYLVNAKNKCPNYEKDQAMSISTLRRENMQNYTDIFDYVSLYGGKRIYDYFDLFEIWDNLECLNHNHLPLPLWASEVYPEKLREIQAKLLRSYIVGTPRMVKLMAGNYMKNLHDQFEMAREGKQTHKLVLHAGHDFSMTSVMAALGIFERIINPSDAVILELHETATGHIVQFLYIDVGGRRISTFNIPRCGNPCFLDTFINITAPIIFSDWKTECGNKIDT; encoded by the exons ATGAGAGTGGAAGTCGTGTCAACTTTGACTCTAACTTTGTGCTTAGTTCAGATAGATTTGGCACCAGGATTAGTGTTGGATAAATCGACTGTCAAAGCTGTTAATATT TTTTTCAGACATGGAGCTAGAACTCCCGTGGCTAAGATTCCAAAAAATGCTGATTTCAGCGATCATGTTTGGGTAGAGGGTCCTGGTCAACTTACCAAG GAGGGCAAGCTACAGATGTACAGAGTGGGAACACAGCTGAGAGACTTATATGACGGATTTGTGGACACAATTTACTCGGACAAAGAGCTGTTCGCCACCAGCACTCAGGTGCCGCGCACTTTTATGAGTGCAGCCTGTGTGTTGGCAGGCCTGTACGAGCCAGACAGACATCAGAAGTGGAGTGAGACGATTCTGTGGAGTCCAGTGCCTGTATGGACTGATGACCACTACATCGACCAGGAATAT TTAGTAAACGCGAAAAACAAGTGCCCCAATTACGAAAAGGACCAAGCAATGTCCATATCAACGTTGAGGAGAGAAAATATGCAGAACTATACAGATATTTTCGATTATGTGAGCTTGTATGGAGGAAAGCGCATATACGACTATTTCGATTTGTTCGAAATTTGGGATAATCTTGAATGCTTG AATCACAATCATCTACCCCTGCCATTGTGGGCTTCTGAGGTTTATCCGgaaaaattgagagaaattcAAGCAAAATTGTTGAGATCTTACATTGTTGGAACGCCAAGAATGGTCAAGTTGATGGCTG GAAATTACATGAAAAACCTTCACGACCAGTTTGAAATGGCCAGAGAGGGCAAACAGACTCACAAGTTGGTTTTGCATGCTGGCCACGACTTCTCAATGACCTCAGTGATGGCGGCTTTGGGTATTTTTGAGCGAATTATCAACCCAAGTGATGCTGTTATCCTGGAGCTCCACGAGACTGCAACGGGCCATATTGTTCAG TTTCTCTACATCGACGTGGGTGGCAGAAGAATCTCAACATTCAACATTCCCAGATGCGGCAATCCTTGTTTTCTAGACACTTTCATTAATATTACAGCGCCAATCATTTTCTCAGACTGGAAAACGGAATGTGGCAACAAAATTGATACATAA
- the LOC111057988 gene encoding prostatic acid phosphatase isoform X3: MYRVGTQLRDLYDGFVDTIYSDKELFATSTQVPRTFMSAACVLAGLYEPDRHQKWSETILWSPVPVWTDDHYIDQEYLVNAKNKCPNYEKDQAMSISTLRRENMQNYTDIFDYVSLYGGKRIYDYFDLFEIWDNLECLNHNHLPLPLWASEVYPEKLREIQAKLLRSYIVGTPRMVKLMAGNYMKNLHDQFEMAREGKQTHKLVLHAGHDFSMTSVMAALGIFERIINPSDAVILELHETATGHIVQFLYIDVGGRRISTFNIPRCGNPCFLDTFINITAPIIFSDWKTECGNKIDT, translated from the exons ATGTACAGAGTGGGAACACAGCTGAGAGACTTATATGACGGATTTGTGGACACAATTTACTCGGACAAAGAGCTGTTCGCCACCAGCACTCAGGTGCCGCGCACTTTTATGAGTGCAGCCTGTGTGTTGGCAGGCCTGTACGAGCCAGACAGACATCAGAAGTGGAGTGAGACGATTCTGTGGAGTCCAGTGCCTGTATGGACTGATGACCACTACATCGACCAGGAATAT TTAGTAAACGCGAAAAACAAGTGCCCCAATTACGAAAAGGACCAAGCAATGTCCATATCAACGTTGAGGAGAGAAAATATGCAGAACTATACAGATATTTTCGATTATGTGAGCTTGTATGGAGGAAAGCGCATATACGACTATTTCGATTTGTTCGAAATTTGGGATAATCTTGAATGCTTG AATCACAATCATCTACCCCTGCCATTGTGGGCTTCTGAGGTTTATCCGgaaaaattgagagaaattcAAGCAAAATTGTTGAGATCTTACATTGTTGGAACGCCAAGAATGGTCAAGTTGATGGCTG GAAATTACATGAAAAACCTTCACGACCAGTTTGAAATGGCCAGAGAGGGCAAACAGACTCACAAGTTGGTTTTGCATGCTGGCCACGACTTCTCAATGACCTCAGTGATGGCGGCTTTGGGTATTTTTGAGCGAATTATCAACCCAAGTGATGCTGTTATCCTGGAGCTCCACGAGACTGCAACGGGCCATATTGTTCAG TTTCTCTACATCGACGTGGGTGGCAGAAGAATCTCAACATTCAACATTCCCAGATGCGGCAATCCTTGTTTTCTAGACACTTTCATTAATATTACAGCGCCAATCATTTTCTCAGACTGGAAAACGGAATGTGGCAACAAAATTGATACATAA